The genomic DNA AGTCATTCCCCTACCCAGGCATGGCAAATGCTTCCCCAAGTTAGTAGCAGGCCTTGGTCCCAAATGGAGGGCCCCTGGGTGAGGCTGGCCAGTGCTTTGGCACTGCTGCTGCTCCTTCCAGTGGGGTTAACAGACTTGCTGGGCCACTTCTCACTGCAACCACTCAGCCACAGCCTGGGAAGACCCAAGTAGGAGAAAGGAAACCAAGAGCAGGAGGGAAATGTGAGCTGAGCGCCACAGAGCTGTGGCAGGGTGGGAGGTCAAGGTACCAATGAGCAAATTAGCCTGGTACTTCATAACAATATTCCTGtaaagcaaaagggaaaaaagctaGGTCCATGAACTGCTCATGGGGAATTCCACATACAGTTCCCTCTTTACTTGGTGAAGAGCTGGTGATGGTAAGTCCTGTTCCTTGGTCCCAGTTCTCCCCAGCATCCCACCTCTGTGCTCAGTCTTCCTCTTCAGGGGCCAGGCTGGAACCGGCCTCCTGGGGGCTGGGGCGAAGCTGAGGGAAGAGTGCATTATTCCTGATCGCTGCACCCTCCCTTGCCCACTATCCTGCTTTCTTCCTACAGGAAGGAAGTAGGAACTTGCAGAATGGAAGGGGGGCCTAGCCACTTCAGAAACCCAGCAGCAGGGCAGCGGTGAGCCCTGGGAGATTCCAAGGGCACTCTCTCCACCCCACCCACCTCCAGCCCTTCTCCAGCACCCTCATTGCATGCCACTCCTGTCATTGCCAAAGGGTATTTTACAGAATTATTCTccctgaaaagataaaaataatcttcCCCCACCATCCCTGAGACTGGCCCCCCGTCTATTGAACCCAGGTCCTGCAGGAACTCGGCAGTGGGCACTGATGCGTGATCCCGGGCTGCTTCGGGGAGTGCTTCATGCTTCCTGTTCCACCTTCCAACCACTTCCTCACTCCCCATTCAGTTCAGAGGCCCTGGGCAGGCTCGGGGCCCTTCCTGATGCATTGCCAGACGGTACTGTCTTCACAGGTCTAAGTCACCTTTGCATTCAGTGAGTTGCTTGACCTACGGCCAATCCAGCATGTCACTCGGTCTTCCCCTGGTCCTGACCCACTGCTTCATCACCCAGGACAGGCTATCTCATGGGTCCCGGGAGTTGCCATGCCGGCTCTGTTCACTGGACCATCTACCCTGTCCACTCTGCTGCCTCTTTCCTATTGGCCATCTAACCACAGCCACTCTGCTGCCTCGTTCCTATTGGCCAACTAGCAACAGCCACTCTGCTGCCTCGTTCCTATTGGCCAACTAGCAACAGCCACTCTGCTGCCTCTTTCCTATTGGCCAACTAGCACAGCCACTCTGCTGCCCCTCTTTCTATTGGCCAACTAGCACAGCCAAGCCTCTTCcgtggaggaggagagagaggaagaaagagaaacagttaCAAGAAAAGTTCAAGCTTTCCTCCTCTCCACCCCTCCTTGATCCGCTATCTCTTTCCGTTCCTTGGGAAATAATGTCTTTCATACCCTCCAAggtaatgcattttttttttccaacttgttAACTACTAAAATTGGAGCTTGCCTGTTAGAGACTGAAAAGCACCATGTCGTAGTTAATGAGCAGTGCGTGTTCTTTCTTAGTGGGAACATGGAGTACGTTGTGTCTTACTGTGGAAGGTGACTTGGAGGAGGTGAAATGCGGTATGCTGCTTGAAAGGGGCCACTGCATTCCCCATTTATTTTCAGGTGTCACTTAATTCTAATCTATTGTATTCTGGTTTCTCTTCCCAACCATGTTACTGAGAAATGCTTGCCTATGGTTGTCCAGGGTCTCCTAATTCTTAAAACTTGTCTTTTCCTGTCTGTGTTTTACTTACCCGGATGGTGTTTTTGACAGAAGCCTTCTAGAATCGACCTCCCTGTTCCCAGAGCACACCATCtctgctgtctctccctctcctctcctctccaacCTTTCTGATGCAGGCCTTGGAGTCTCTTGGTCCCTGGGGCCAGTGATCCTCAGGATTTCTTCCTCAGTCCTCTATTCCTGCTACCCCTGTGCCTGGCAATGACACTGTTACCCTTTCTTCATCTGTCACCTGCAGACCAAAGGCTACCGAGTCTGGGCCTGTACTGGGATCTCCCTCTGGGCCCCTGCCTGCAGAATGTCTCTCCTTGCATTTTCATTCCATAAACCAGCGGTTCTCAGTCTGCAGCAATGTCTCCCCCGTACCCTTGCCACAGGACGTGTGACAATGTTTGGAGATGTTTTTAGCTGTCACAACTTGGTGGGATGCTGCTGGTATCTAGTGGGTACCGGCCAGGGACACTACTAAACATTCTATAGTATTTAACACAGTCCCCTACAACAACGAATTATCCAGCCCTGAATGCCAACAGTAGCATGTCTAAGAAGCTCTGCCATAGGCACGTCAGGTGGACAGTGCCCCGAGCTGAACTTCCCCTTGAACATCTTCCATTATGAGTTGCCATTGCATCCTGTTTCCatgtctgtctctcccactggGCTGGGAGCTCATGGATATGAACCATTTTATTCATCTCCTCATCTCCAGTCCCTATAAGAGAATATGACTGGAATATTAGATACTCAGGCAGCATGGCTGAATTAATGAAACATGTCATCACTGCCTTATGTTCCAGACAGTGCAAGGTCTTTGAAGGCAGGGGTCATGATAACCTACCACTGGGTGCTGAGGAAAGGTGGGAGCAGTGTGTGAACTTCGAGAtttggggagaggggagaaaagtTATAGAACGGAATTTCCATACCTCTGTTGGGTAAGTGTGGGCCAGTCTGTGGCCACAAAatgtatacaaagaaaaaagcctatatccaaaggattataaatcattctattataaggacacatgcacatgaatgtttattgcatcattgtttacagtagcaaagacttggaaccaacccaaatgcccatcgatgatagactggacagggaaaatgtgacacatatacaccatggaatactatgcagccataaaaaacgatgagtttgtgtcctttgtagggacatggatgaacctggaaaccatcattctcagcaaactgacacaagaacagaaaatcaaacaccacatgttctcactcataggcaggtgttgaacaatgagaacacatgggcacaggaagcggagcatcacatgctggggtctgtgggaggaaactaggggagggacagtgtggggtggggagttggggagggatagcatggggagaaatgccagatataggtgatggggaggaaggcagcaaatcacactgccatgtatgcacctatgcaactatcttgcatgctcttcacatgtaccccaaaacctaaaatgcaataaaatatacatataaagaaaaagaaaaaagcctgaaAGCAATTTAGTCTattacttttttgaaaaattgtcaGGTTGAATGGGTAGAAAAGGCATATGTTAGTAAAATGAGGTCTATGTTAGTAAAATGAGATTTTAGAAAGTAAAGGCTGATATGAGAGGAAAGCCGTGCCCAGACTGTGTTTGGAATAGTAAATACACTCTAAAGTCAAACCAAAAGGAAGAATGCcaagaaaataagtagaaaacctgggaggagaaaaaaaggacaaataagaCATTTTGGCAGTAGGTAAATTTTCCCATCATTTTAGCATTCTATTATATTCTTGTTTGGGTACGATATAATTGTCTTTACATTCCCAAAATTACTCAAAGGAGAGATTCATAAAACAACAGATTATTGTAACTCCACTTATTTTACCTCAAACTCTGCTTCCTTTGTATTTCCTCTGCAAAAGGCATTTTTACAAAGCTGGGAGCCCCATCCATCCCGCTCCTGTGGATTGAAGGAGCCCATGTCATCCACCTCATTCCTGGGGGCATCCCTTCCCTATGTTTCCTCTCTCTTAGCctaatttctctcatttcttttattttgatttgctgTATGGCAGGTCTCTTTTTGAGCCGACAATTTATACCTGAATATGAATttataagtttatattttttctcatttttttcctggatTCATTTGGATACCTTGGATCTAGTTATAAAAGCAAAGCCTCTTGGATTGGATGGGAGGAAATTCTCCCCTGAGAATCAGGAAAGCATGAAGAATTCCTATGGCTGAAGAAACCCTGTTGGAGGGCAGGGAACAATACATCCCCCACAGGACATTAGGCCTGGGGAAAACGTGTATACACGTGTGTGTTTCCACGTACACATGTATGCGTCCATCCTTGCAGTCTTGAGATATCCACAGCCAGGACTCTCGTTCTTCCCAGAAACACTGCCCTCAACTGACGGCTCAAAAGACATGTGCTACTACTTAGAAGAAGGGAAGGCTTTTGGAGTGGTTTACGGTGATCTGGAGAACAATATTGCATACCGACAGAAAAAACATGGGAGAACTTATTCTGACCGACGTCAATTATTAAAAGCCACATAAAGTAGGCTTTTATCATGTCAGAAGTTTCTGTTGACCTGTGCTAGGGCATTTCTGAAATGAGAGGATAAGATAAAAAAGAGGGACAAATTAGGTTGTTAGACATTAAACTCCATCACCGTCCTTCCTCACTGAATGCGGCAAAGCAATACAAGTAAGAAACACAATAATGGTTCCAACCAGTGTGCCCGCCCCCTCCCGGTAAACATCCTCACAACACCATGGGCATGTATGTATCTGCATCTTATTGTCCAGTTTACAGCTAAAGAATCTGGATCTCACAGCAAAAGTCCATTCAGCTCGTACGTGGGGGGGTCAGGATCCAACTACAGGCTCTGGATGTTTTCAAAGAAAGCACTCTTTCCATTCAACTATGAATTTAATAAACAACCCAATAAGAATTTCCGTACAAAGAATTTTTTATTGACAttgtaagaaacattttttttctttgttacaaAAGGACTAAGTGGTTCTGAAAGCAAAGGTAGAGTTCATCTGTGGCTGGGCTGCAGCCCCGGGCTTGAGGTGGGCAAGATCACCGGGACCGCAGGCTTGTCCGAGGAACGCCTGGGCCAGTCACTTCAGAACGCTATGCCTACAATACTTAAATGTATTTacatgtgtttcttttaaaaaaggattacacattttattttttaaaaatctaaaaaaggtgaaaaaaatgaacttgtattttattttacacgTCTGCAGGATACACAAGGGTAACTTGTCAAAAGAGAACATCCTCCTATCAGTTCAAAACAACACAGGAATCCAGGACACAAGACAGCCCTGACTCTGCTACCATCACGCACTCTCTGGCCAGTGCATGCACAGCCTTGGAGTGCTGATTGGACAACACCAACTGGTCCCTCTCATCGACAAGATGAACATAAAATAAGGCACATATATCGTAAGAATCAAAACTTTGTGGCTCAAGAGGAAGAGCCAATGTGTGAGGAGCTGGGAGGGGTtaactttttcagaaaaataaaacaaaaatggttagaaaaataaaaagtttgacaCATACATTAAGTAGGAGTACCAGGTGTGAGCCTGCATTTTTTATAAAAGGCAGGATGGTGACACTAGTGAGGCGGTCCTCTCGCTCTAAATACATAGGTTAGAGAAATTGAGAGAGGCTGGGAATGGGTCTCAAGACATGAGATGCCTAGCCTACAGAGATCCCCAAAGATGCCCAAAAGGATGCTTCTAAGTGACCTCAAAAGACCTTCCTTCCACTGGACTGCCACGACAGATCATTGAAATTCTGGAGGAgttactttcttcttcccttcctcctctcctccatccTGAAATTTCCATATTGAGAGAAGCCAACCATTCAGCTGAAACTTGCATCTCCTGCAAATCTAAAAGCAATAGCAAGggaagcaaataagaaaaaaaatgggggaaACCCAGAAAATGACCTGAAACCACAGGAAGGAGCAGAAGCACAAGACAACAGTGGTGGGCCTGATCACATTCGTCCCTCCACGAAGGACGAAGCTGGTGCAGGAAATGATAGTAACTGAGAAATGCAGTTGCATCCAAGAATACTACTGGGAGAGCCCACGGATGGAGGAGGTCCGCATGGTGCCTTCCATCCAAGCTCCTTGCTCAGGAGTGGAGAACACTCAGGCCCCATGCTTTGAAAACAAGGGTTGGAAAGGGATTGAGCCAAACCATTAGAGCACACCAGATAAGACCAGGACCTAGAGATAAGGAGATTCGTGGAAAAGTGAGACTGGATCTCTGATTTTGTGACAACATCATGTCCTGTTTCAGAAACACAGAGAAAGCCTTGCTTTTTCAGCCGAAAAGTGTAGAGCCTCTACTCTCCTAAGCTTAGATCACTCATTCTCTTTTGTTCTGGGGCTGTTCCAAAGGAGACACATCCTTTAATTTCAAAGACGACTTACATGGAGGAGGACAAGCAGGCATGGAGGGGGAATTGCGGCATCCCTCTGCTCATCTCAGGAACATCCAGTTGAAAGCAAACCCAGCAGTCTTAGCCAAAGTCCCCAACGGCAAATCAACCTCCATGCAGAGATTCTTGGTTCAAATGAAAGCAACATAAACATGAGAAAAGTGGGCGGGTCCTAACACTATtatctaacattttattttacttgattttGTCCTTCTGCTGTAATTGAAATGGGAGGAATAAAGGGGAAAAGCCACATAATTGAATTATCAATCACTTCCAATAAATCCAATTCCGGgggtcaatggaacagaatacagcaGGTAGCCCCAGGTGttcatattttaatagtttatatgttttttaaagcaatatgcTGGAAAATCCATGTACTCTTTGCACACACAGTATGACCTTGGGGCACAGCTGCACTTCAAaaatctttaaatgttttaatccAAAACAGAAGTACAGATCTAGTCCACATGACGGACTAACCGCATGTAACATTTAACTTCGTCAATGGATGCAGCATTCAATAGACAGGATGTGAAAAAACGCATCCACACAGCTACTAAACACCTTCCCTAGGGctctcaaaacactaaaaatggCTGAAGCAATTTATTCCCACTGTGTGGGCTTTCTCTTTTACAACTAAGTTTTATAAATCCCTCAAAATAAGGTATTTAGAATAGAAATTCTCCTTCACTGTAGCGGAATTAATAAATGTTACTGATACAGCTGCTTGTGGGGTTGTTTAAATACCTATATACTTAGAGCTATATATCATCCATTCTCAGTTACAATGGAAAGAGATGGAACTAATCAGCAAATACAACAAACCCACAAATATTCCCCCAACTAATTTTACCCAATTGCTTCAATCTACAAGCTCTCTAATTCCTTACCAGAACAGATAGAAGTAGCAACGTGGCTGAGTGTCACCAACTGCCTGTCCCTTCTCTCTGGCGTGTTAAACAGCAGTGAATATTCATGAAGGTAGTGGGAGGAGAGGCACATGTGGTCACTGAGAACCGGCCATACAGACACAGCCTCCCCCAAAGCACACTTACGAACACCAAGAGCTGAAAACCGAAACTGTGAGCGCCTGTTTCATCTGCAAGAGCCCCACGTTCCCACTTCCGTGTAACTGTGGAAAGAGTGTCCTGAACTGAATTGGGGATGGGGAGAACATGTGTATTCTGCCAACTATGCTACAGTGCACCACAAAAGATTCTTAAACTCACTATCCATATTCTGATTCTTGTGCCCAATGtgggaattaaaataaaaaacagaaatcaaaacacaaaacgaaacaTGGAGCACATGTAAAGGAGAATTTTAAAAGCTGGAAGCGTTTAACTCCTTGGTCACAAGCACACCAACTCCTATTTCCTTTGAGCAACAGCAAAACATGTCAAATCCTTTAATTTGACTGCTCTTCTAAACGAAAGAATATGCACATCACACATTTACATTGGTTTACTAAAAAAGGGGGCGGGCttacagtttgtttgtttgtttgttttaaaaaaagagggtGGTTTGAGTGTAACAATACTGATTCAAAACTGAAATGGAAGACAGTTTCTCCCTAGAATACTTTAGGGTTTTTCAGAGTCCTTTTCCATAAAAGGAATATATTTGAAACACATCCCAGGTAGGTGAGATGAGATTGCTAACATAcatacagaactaaaaaaaaaaaaaaaaaaaaaaaaacagccaaaacaAAGTCAGTTTAATCTTTTCGACTTCTATAGATTTATGTTTGTTGCAGTCCTTTTCTTTCCTAAAGCCTATTGCATAACTGCAAGGAATTTGCTTTCTTCCGCTAGGGAGGTCAGCAAAGAACTCATGTCCCCGATAGCCATGTTGGTGGTGCTCATGGACAGCGCTGGGAACGGGAGGGATGCCCGAGGCGTGGTGAGACGGGAGGAGCTATGGGAAAGGTTCTGAATGATACTTGGGCTCAGGGCCCCTGACATCAGGCTGGAGTGGTCCCCATCATCTATGATGGCATCGAAATCAATCTGTACCCCTTCCAGGTCATGGCTGTCGAGGCTGTCCACTGTGCTTGTCACCTGATTAGCACCTGGGGAAAGTAACTCAGAGTTTTTGGCGCTGGTCCCCTGTAGCAGGCAGCTGGCGTCTGAAATGGAGAATGAACCAGCTTTCGTGTCTTGCTGACTGAAGCCCACGGTTTGGTCATAGAACTGACCAGAGTAATTCTGCAGATTAGAGCACAGAGGATGGGGCTGCCCTTTCATCTCCATCTTGATGCCATTCACCCTGCAGGTCTGACTTGTGTCACTGAGCTGCCCTGACTGCAGAGCAAGGCTGCCCCTTGGCACAGCCTGGCACCTGCTGCCCCCAAAGCTGGCACATGGCTGGTAGCCCCTGACAACTGCCAAGCTTGACGGCTGGCTGCCCATGCCGTGAGCCCCTGGCAGGCAGCTCTCTGGACCTTGATAGATGTTGATATGTGAGGTAGCACTAACCTGCCCAAGCATCTGCTGACTGGGACGGCCTGCCCCCTGGTGCTGCATGCTGTTGCCAAGGAGCTGGTGAGCCAGGTACCCCTGTCCCACCGGGTCCTGGGTCTGCATGCCATTTACCGTGCTGCCAGCTGACTCATTTGGCACTACTGGCAGGCTGAAATTCAGCGGGGCCCCGCTCCCTTGCATGGGGGTACTTTTCAGCTTTGAGGCTTGAATCCCTGCCCCACAGGCAGCGTCTAGCGCACCAGGGGCCACTGGCTGCCTGTTGAGACAGTTTCCATACTGCAGGGCCTTGTAGGGCTGTTCATGGAAGGCATTTCCACTGGTGCCACTTCCGGGGCTGCTGTGCAGTACCACGTGCTCTGGGCCACCATAGGGGCTGCTGTTCTCCCCGAGATAGCCCCCAGCGGGCCCGCTCCTCAGAGGGTTCTGtgggtgtaccaccatgccatTGCAGAACCCAAAGGCGCGAGTCTGAGGCATGGCGGGCCGCGGGCCACACTTGAGCTTGGAGGAGGACAGGTCGGCGCTTCCGGAGCTGACCTCATTCCACTGGATGGGCTGGTCCGTTTTGCTGCCCTCGGGGCAGGGCTGCTCGAGGGCATGGAACTGCTGGCCCGCGTGGCTGTCTGGCAGGCCGGGCGTGTCAAAGTCACCGGGCCCGTGCGGCACTTTGCTCTCATCCGGGAGGGCGCTCGGGAAGTGCTGCTCGTACCCTGCTTGATTCTGGGAATTTAAATACTGCACCACGTCGTCCGGCAGGAAATCCTCATCGTTCAAGTTGGCATCAGCGTCCATGCTCAGGGACTCCAGGGTGACATTCTCGGTGATGCTAGGAGGACACGGGGACGAGTGGAAGTTTCGGGGCTGGCCGCCCTCGGGCCGTGTGTAATTCTGAAGCACGAGGCTGCGCTTCTCCGTGGACTGGGCCATCGCCTGGGGGTTGCAGCTGCTGAGGCTGCTGAATCGCGGCACCCGGGGCAGGGCCAGGCCCTCGGAGCCCGTGCGCACGGGGTCGCTGGCTCTCCTCACCCCATGGCCCGGTGCGTCGTGCGGCTGCAGATGGCGCCGCCCGTAGCCGTGGGCTCCCCCGTCGCTGCACCTCCTCGGGACGTGGACGGGAGGCAGGGCCACGCCGGGCTCGAGGGGTTCCCCGAGCAGCGCCAGGCGCGTCTTCAGGCTCATcctctccatgttgggcaggggCGTGGGCGGTGGTCCGCCCGTGGCCGCCGCGTACTTGGCCTTGAGGCGGTACTGCTGGGCGGGCGTGAGGCTGAGCAGGCTGGGCAGGCCGTCGCCCTGGCTGGCCTCGCTGGAGCGGCGCGAGGCGTCAGTGGAGATCGGGTCGTAGGAGTCGGCCACACTCACGTTCTGCGGCCGGCCCTCGGCCTGCGACGCCTCGCTGGAGCGGCGGCTGGAGAAGCAGGGCGAGATCCCCGAGGAGCGGCGGCTGCTCAGGTAGGCCGAGCTGATGGTGCTGGCGCTGCTGTCCCTCCTGTTGAGCATGTTCAGCATGGTGACGTCCACCCCAGAGAGGTCGCTTCTGCCCGGGAGAAGTGTCATGGGCCCACCCAAGCTGCAGGTGTTGTTGGACTGTGtgcctggagacagagaaagggagagagggtgCGGAGATGAATTCCCTTCGAGGATGACTTACACCAGGCATGCGGTAGCCCTTTTTTGTAAAGGGCCAGCTAGAAACCAGTTTTGGTGTCCCAGGCCACACTGTGGGCCtcacaactactcagctctgcagTGTAGCCCCAACGTAGCCACAGACAGCAGTGAGAGAGCAGGCATGGCTGGGTGCCTATGAAGCTTTCTTTATAAAAACGGGGGGTGGCTGGCGATGAACTCCCTCAAGTCGGTGAAGTCCCTCCCCAAGCACAGCACAAGGACAAAAAGAATCTTGGGATGTGTACACAACGCTTGAGTTCTAGCCAAGTCCCCAGGCAAAGGTATTCCATGAGTTTCACATTCATGCTCAGGGCGTCCTGTTCATGCCACATCCTATCAACAGGGAACACCTGGGTTGGTGCAGGGGTGCGCTTCACCCTCAGGTGCTTTCAGAAGTATAATCTCAGAAGCACAAAGTGACCTGTGGACTGACAAGAGGGAGGGATTTTGGCCTTTTCTTGAACGggacaaatataaataaaagtggcTGCTAacctcctgtttttttgtttttgagaccgagtttcgttcttgttacccaggctggagtgcaatgtcgtgatctcggctcaccgcaacctccgcctcctgggttcaagcagttctcctgcctcagcctcccaagtagctgggactacaggcgtgtgccaccatgcccagctaatttttgtatttttttagtagagacggggtttcaccatgttgaccaggatggtcttaatctcttgagcttgtgatccacccgcctcggcctcccaaagtgctgggattacaggcctgagccaccgtgcccagccacctcctgtttttaaattctggaaaCTAGAGACAGAGTGGCAAGCACAGCTGCCTCTACTGCAGCATTCTCTTACCCTAGTCTAACAGTTACGATTTCACCATCAGAATATGAGTCATGCACAGTCACTTCTTTTTTTCAATAATATCCACTTCctagctgtttttaaaatatggaccATCCAAAAAGGCAACTTCAATGGGCTGAGCATTAACAGATGGTTACGGCTTCATTTTAGGACTGGTGGAGAAACTGGCAAACATAAAACTGAGAGTCTGcgtttaaaagaacagaaaaaagaaccCTGAGCAGATGCATGGTCTGATGTGGAACTCACCATTTCCTATGAGAGGAGAGACTGCAGGGGCTTTAGGGGGTAGAATGGGGTTCAGTCGCGGAAACATTCCATTCACTTGTTTTAGCCTTTCTAGTTTTACGTGCTCCATCCACTTGGTCCCTGCCGGGTTTCTCCTGCCTTGCAAAGCGAGGGCTGTGGTTGCAGTGGAAATGGTCGAGTCCATGATTGGGGTTTCATCGATGGCACCGAGGTCTCCTATACTACCTCCGTCGGTCAGAGGAAGCTCGAGCCCACTGTTGGAATAGTTGCTGATGGGGGACTGCTGGCTGCTGCATGAAGCCTGACCACCAGGGCTTGGCTGAGATGTCTGTTGGGGTCaagtggaaaggaaagaaatgtcacCAGGGAGGGTCAAGGAAAGGGAGCCAATAACGAGAACTCATGCATGTCAAGATTTTCAAGATCATCTGTTGGttgaatgagaagaaaaactaTGTTCTGGTGAATGGAGCTGGCCTCTTTTGGCCAAAATGACTGATGGACCAGGCTAATGGGCACTGGGAGGCAATGGACAGCCTAGTATGCTAGCTGCAGTGTCACTGGCATGGTATCAGCCATGAAATCCTGCCCTAATCGCCAACTCTGAAAACACATTTCTTAGTTCCAACCCCACCTCCACCACTTTATTCTTCGGGCACATCACTTAGCcactctaaacctcagtttccttatctatagaaCGGGGACCATTAATTTCAGGGATTGTTGTCAGGAATTAAGTGTGAAACCCAGAGAGCTCCCAGATATAAAAAGACCTGGATAATAGAAATTGGCTCACAGGGTGTTAGCAATTATTACGATCCCAGGTGGTTTTAGTCTTTAGGTTCATTTTGCTCAGCTGAAACATAAATGTAAGATATGCGTCATCAGCCATATTGCCTTCTCCACCAGGAGCCCCTACAGGCTGTTCACGGTTAGCCAAGTTCTTTGtagcctctcctccctccttccacagTTTCCTGCTTTTGTAGAACCTCAACCAAGGTGTCAGCAAAAGCAGCTGAGAGAGGTAAAACTTCAGTCACTTAGCCTGTGCTATACCCAGAAATAAAGATACCCAGGCTGCAGATCACAGCCGTCATGAGTCTATAGAATGATTTCACCATTCCTCTTAGTGTACTCGCTAACAGTTCACTAGGAGGATTAGGAAATCATTCCCTAACCCCAACCAAGTAGACTCTGTAAGACAATGCTGCAAACAGTGGAATGTTAGTGTAGTCTACCGGTCCTCAGTCAGGGAACGTACTGCCTCCTCTCGTTCCCAGGGCTCCTGGGAATTCAGGTGGAAAGTCTAGGGATTACTACATAAAACGGCCTATACTGCACAGGACAGTCACACAACACAAATGCTGTATCTGAAGTTCCAGCGGTGTCCTGGTTGATTAACAGTCAAATGCTTTTTGTACAGATAAGCAAAGTGATGTTCAGAGAAGTTCAGTGgctgc from Callithrix jacchus isolate 240 chromosome 11, calJac240_pri, whole genome shotgun sequence includes the following:
- the GLI3 gene encoding transcriptional activator GLI3 isoform X3; this translates as MEAQSHSSTATEKKKVENSIVKCSTRADVSEKAVASSTTSNEDESPGQTYHRERRNAITMQPQNVQGLSKVSEEPSTSSDERASLIKKEIHGSLPHLAEPSVPYRGTVFAMDPRNGYMEPHYHPPHLFPAFHPPVPIDARHHEGRYHYDPSPIPPLHMPSALSSSPTYPDLPFIRISPHRNPAAASESPFSPPHPYINPYMDYIRSLHSSPSLSMISATRGLSPTDAPHAGVSPAEYYHQMALLTGQRSPYADIIPSAATAGTGAIHMEYLHAMDSTRFPSPRLSARPSRKRTLSISPLSDHSFDLQTMIRTSPNSLVTILNNSRSSSSASGSYGHLSASAISPALSFTYSSAPVSLHMHQQILSRQQSLGSAFGHSPPLIHPAPTFPTQRPIPGIPTVLNPVQVSSGPSESSQQNKPTSESAVSSTGDPMHSKRSKIKPDEDLPSPGARGQQEQPEGTTLVKEEGDKDESKQEPEVIYETNCHWEGCTREFDTQEQLVHHINNDHIHGEKKEFVCRWLDCSREQKPFKAQYMLVVHMRRHTGEKPHKCTFEGCTKAYSRLENLKTHLRSHTGEKPYVCEHEGCNKAFSNASDRAKHQNRTHSNEKPYVCKIPGCTKRYTDPSSLRKHVKTVHGPEAHVTKKQRGDIHPRPPPPRDSGSHSQSRSPGRLTQGALGEQQDLSNTTSKREECLQVKTVKAEKPMTSQPSPGGQASCSSQQSPISNYSNSGLELPLTDGGSIGDLGAIDETPIMDSTISTATTALALQGRRNPAGTKWMEHVKLERLKQVNGMFPRLNPILPPKAPAVSPLIGNGTQSNNTCSLGGPMTLLPGRSDLSGVDVTMLNMLNRRDSSASTISSAYLSSRRSSGISPCFSSRRSSEASQAEGRPQNVSVADSYDPISTDASRRSSEASQGDGLPSLLSLTPAQQYRLKAKYAAATGGPPPTPLPNMERMSLKTRLALLGEPLEPGVALPPVHVPRRCSDGGAHGYGRRHLQPHDAPGHGVRRASDPVRTGSEGLALPRVPRFSSLSSCNPQAMAQSTEKRSLVLQNYTRPEGGQPRNFHSSPCPPSITENVTLESLSMDADANLNDEDFLPDDVVQYLNSQNQAGYEQHFPSALPDESKVPHGPGDFDTPGLPDSHAGQQFHALEQPCPEGSKTDQPIQWNEVSSGSADLSSSKLKCGPRPAMPQTRAFGFCNGMVVHPQNPLRSGPAGGYLGENSSPYGGPEHVVLHSSPGSGTSGNAFHEQPYKALQYGNCLNRQPVAPGALDAACGAGIQASKLKSTPMQGSGAPLNFSLPVVPNESAGSTVNGMQTQDPVGQGYLAHQLLGNSMQHQGAGRPSQQMLGQVSATSHINIYQGPESCLPGAHGMGSQPSSLAVVRGYQPCASFGGSRCQAVPRGSLALQSGQLSDTSQTCRVNGIKMEMKGQPHPLCSNLQNYSGQFYDQTVGFSQQDTKAGSFSISDASCLLQGTSAKNSELLSPGANQVTSTVDSLDSHDLEGVQIDFDAIIDDGDHSSLMSGALSPSIIQNLSHSSSRLTTPRASLPFPALSMSTTNMAIGDMSSLLTSLAEESKFLAVMQ